The proteins below come from a single Dermatophilaceae bacterium Soc4.6 genomic window:
- a CDS encoding ISAs1 family transposase, which produces MSSSPITPAATQPERGTRVTHLLELLETVPDPRDPRGVRYPLAGILAVAVTAVMAGAQSFAAIAEWAGDLPLDHRTRIGLGVVASPDEPTLRKLFARVDADALDRVLGAWLWTRTDDVNGQRVIALDGKTVRGARTATTSAPHLVAALDHTTGTVVGQVAVAVKSNEIPAVRDLLACFDLTGVVVTVDAMHTQTDTADAITTAGGAYVFTVKGNTPTLQRQLKALPWKDVPPHTTTVTNRDRRATRTIKSLTAPTWIGFAGAAQVAQLRRTVTRAGTKTVEVVYLITSATHTTAPPAVLASWVQNHWAIENRLHWVRDVSFDEDRSQVRTGHTPRIMATLRNTAISVLRLTGWDNIAQALRHHARATPNEPSHAC; this is translated from the coding sequence ACTCGGGTCACCCACCTTCTGGAGCTGCTCGAGACGGTGCCCGACCCGCGTGATCCCCGGGGGGTGCGCTACCCGTTGGCGGGGATCCTCGCGGTGGCGGTGACCGCGGTGATGGCTGGAGCGCAGTCGTTCGCCGCGATCGCTGAATGGGCTGGTGACTTACCCCTGGACCACCGGACCAGGATCGGGCTGGGCGTCGTGGCCAGCCCGGACGAGCCGACCCTGCGCAAGCTCTTCGCCCGCGTCGACGCCGACGCACTGGACCGCGTCCTCGGGGCGTGGCTGTGGACCCGCACGGACGACGTGAACGGGCAGCGGGTCATCGCCCTCGACGGGAAAACCGTCCGCGGTGCCCGCACCGCGACGACGAGCGCACCGCACCTGGTCGCCGCGCTCGACCACACCACCGGGACCGTGGTCGGGCAGGTCGCCGTCGCGGTGAAGAGTAACGAGATCCCCGCCGTACGAGACCTGCTCGCGTGTTTCGACCTCACCGGTGTCGTCGTGACCGTCGACGCCATGCACACCCAGACCGACACCGCAGACGCGATCACCACCGCCGGCGGCGCGTACGTCTTCACCGTCAAGGGCAACACCCCCACCCTCCAGCGGCAGCTCAAGGCCCTGCCCTGGAAGGACGTCCCGCCGCACACCACGACCGTGACCAACCGTGATCGGCGGGCGACCCGCACCATCAAGTCCCTGACCGCCCCGACCTGGATCGGCTTCGCCGGCGCGGCCCAGGTCGCCCAGCTCCGCCGGACCGTGACCCGCGCCGGGACAAAGACCGTCGAGGTCGTGTACCTGATCACGTCCGCGACCCACACCACCGCCCCACCGGCCGTCCTCGCCTCCTGGGTCCAAAACCACTGGGCCATCGAGAACCGGCTGCACTGGGTGCGCGACGTCTCCTTCGACGAAGACCGCTCCCAGGTCCGCACCGGCCACACACCCCGGATCATGGCCACCCTGCGGAACACCGCCATCAGCGTCCTGCGCCTGACCGGCTGGGACAACATCGCTCAAGCCCTACGACACCACGCCCGCGCAACCCCGAACGAGCCCTCACATGCCTGTTGA
- a CDS encoding TraM recognition domain-containing protein, translated as MAPPWLYWSCTIAVVLVGVALAALAYRLRVATPRVPDIPEGCAPARIVRRVAGDRQLSARAHILRPGWAPSTITGVGFQLGTSRGIRCFSSIEDSVIVLGPPRSGKGLHLAIPMILDAPGAVLTTSTRPDSLAVTLHDRSRRGPVAVFDPQGLAPGIPSATRWSPIRGCHDPHVAMVRAKALTAGTAAGTTDSTFWQASAEQAVRCLLHAAGLGEVTTADLYRWSLSAVQAREATMILATHPDAATAWHQALDAIINSDSRQRDSVWAMVTIAFTALADPKVLDALSPTPGEEFDPETFLRGGGTVYLLGTSTGTAATAGLVAAFVEDVVETARRLAARSPAARLNPPLTLVLDEAANYSLPSLPSLMSDGGGTGISTAVVLQSLAQARDVWGEHAASAIWEAAIVKVILGGGSNARDLQDLSTLVGQRDEHTTTSSHTGDGHRSTSTSTHKVPILEPAALRTLPFSTAILLLRSAPPIHLTLRRWTARSDATQLTADRAAVEEDLRAGQRA; from the coding sequence ATGGCGCCCCCTTGGCTGTACTGGTCCTGCACCATCGCGGTTGTCCTGGTCGGCGTGGCGCTGGCCGCCTTGGCGTATCGCCTGCGGGTCGCGACACCGCGGGTCCCGGACATCCCCGAGGGCTGCGCCCCGGCGCGGATCGTCCGGCGGGTGGCCGGGGACCGGCAGTTGTCGGCCCGCGCCCACATCCTGCGGCCCGGATGGGCCCCGTCTACGATCACCGGTGTCGGGTTCCAGCTCGGCACGTCCCGAGGCATCCGGTGCTTCTCCTCCATCGAGGACTCGGTCATCGTCCTCGGACCGCCGCGATCGGGCAAGGGCCTCCACCTGGCGATCCCGATGATCCTCGACGCACCCGGTGCCGTGCTCACCACGAGCACCCGCCCGGATAGTCTCGCCGTCACCCTGCACGACCGCAGCCGAAGGGGGCCGGTGGCGGTGTTCGACCCGCAGGGCCTCGCGCCCGGCATCCCCTCCGCGACGCGCTGGTCCCCTATTCGTGGCTGCCATGACCCCCACGTCGCCATGGTCCGTGCCAAGGCGCTCACCGCTGGAACCGCTGCCGGCACGACGGACTCGACGTTCTGGCAAGCCTCCGCCGAGCAGGCCGTCCGCTGTCTGCTGCACGCCGCCGGACTCGGCGAGGTCACCACCGCCGACCTCTACCGGTGGTCCCTGTCCGCGGTCCAGGCGCGGGAGGCGACGATGATCCTGGCCACCCACCCGGACGCGGCCACCGCGTGGCACCAGGCGTTGGACGCGATCATCAACTCCGACTCCCGCCAACGGGACTCGGTCTGGGCCATGGTGACGATCGCCTTCACTGCCCTCGCCGACCCGAAGGTCCTGGACGCCCTCTCGCCGACCCCAGGTGAGGAGTTCGACCCCGAGACGTTTCTACGGGGGGGCGGAACCGTCTACCTCCTGGGGACCTCCACCGGTACCGCTGCCACCGCCGGCCTGGTTGCTGCGTTCGTCGAGGACGTCGTCGAGACCGCACGCCGTCTCGCCGCCAGATCCCCGGCCGCCCGGCTCAACCCGCCGCTGACCTTGGTCCTGGACGAGGCGGCCAACTACTCGCTGCCTTCTCTGCCCTCCCTGATGTCCGACGGCGGCGGGACGGGCATCAGCACCGCGGTCGTCCTGCAGTCCCTGGCCCAGGCGCGAGACGTGTGGGGCGAACACGCCGCGTCGGCCATCTGGGAGGCCGCCATCGTCAAGGTCATCCTCGGCGGCGGCTCCAACGCCCGCGACCTGCAGGACCTGTCCACCCTGGTCGGACAACGTGACGAGCACACCACCACCAGCAGCCACACCGGGGATGGACACCGCTCCACCTCAACCTCCACCCACAAGGTCCCGATCCTCGAGCCTGCCGCGTTGCGGACCCTGCCGTTCAGCACCGCGATCCTGCTGCTGCGCTCCGCGCCACCGATCCACCTGACCCTGCGCCGGTGGACCGCCCGCTCGGACGCCACCCAGCTCACCGCCGACCGAGCCGCCGTCGAAGAGGATCTGCGTGCGGGCCAGCGTGCTTGA
- a CDS encoding CHC2 zinc finger domain-containing protein: protein MSTATVDVDRVRDQHPIEDVVADAGVDLHRAGRGWMGRCPFHDDATASLSVGGVADRFHCFGCGAHGDVIDFVRLRYDLPFRDAVARLNGASTPARTAPVIALRPGPPTADISAQRARVINELAWSYYTRPVGHAVALSWLRHHRSIDIDALESHAGAAMAGHSGSGWTGLTDHLRSEGITDAELLAVDLAQTTRRGTLIDTLRDRLILPIRDHHDDLTGFVGRDTAGNPRAPKYRNPTHTPTFAKASALYTPRSGRWARTTIIVEGPLDALAIAASSATANRPGAITAVSALGTTATAAQVNQVVTHAPGHIVIALDADPAGLEGTKRWVDAVGRGHHRPALVTRLPDGLDPADWLALHGPDGLAAFDPDARHTGLNVQPGPAQPRPATAVATPHAARNVVHVFTTARTPTLR from the coding sequence ATGAGCACCGCCACGGTCGACGTCGACCGGGTGCGCGACCAGCACCCCATCGAAGACGTCGTCGCCGACGCCGGCGTCGACCTCCACCGGGCGGGTAGAGGCTGGATGGGCCGATGCCCCTTCCACGACGACGCCACCGCGTCCCTGTCTGTCGGAGGCGTCGCCGACCGGTTCCACTGTTTCGGGTGCGGAGCGCACGGCGACGTCATCGACTTCGTCCGGCTCCGCTACGACCTGCCCTTCCGCGACGCCGTCGCCCGCCTGAACGGGGCCAGCACGCCAGCCCGCACTGCGCCGGTCATCGCGTTGCGACCCGGCCCGCCCACCGCCGACATCTCGGCCCAGCGGGCACGGGTCATCAACGAGCTCGCCTGGTCGTACTACACCCGGCCCGTCGGGCACGCCGTCGCCCTCAGCTGGCTGCGCCACCACCGAAGCATCGACATCGACGCCCTCGAATCCCACGCCGGCGCTGCCATGGCAGGACACAGCGGATCCGGCTGGACCGGCCTGACCGATCACCTGCGTAGCGAAGGGATCACCGACGCGGAGCTGCTGGCCGTGGACCTGGCCCAGACGACCCGACGAGGCACCCTGATCGACACCCTGCGCGACCGGCTCATCCTGCCCATCAGGGACCACCACGATGACCTCACGGGGTTTGTCGGCCGGGACACCGCCGGCAACCCACGAGCACCCAAGTACCGCAACCCGACCCACACCCCCACCTTCGCCAAGGCGAGCGCGCTCTACACCCCACGCTCCGGCCGCTGGGCTCGCACCACCATCATCGTCGAAGGGCCCCTCGACGCCCTCGCCATCGCCGCGTCGAGCGCGACGGCCAACCGGCCCGGGGCGATCACCGCTGTCAGCGCGTTGGGGACCACCGCCACCGCCGCCCAGGTCAACCAGGTCGTCACCCACGCCCCCGGGCACATCGTCATCGCCCTCGACGCAGACCCCGCCGGCCTCGAGGGCACGAAGCGGTGGGTCGACGCCGTAGGCCGCGGCCATCACCGGCCCGCACTGGTCACCCGGCTGCCCGACGGGCTCGACCCCGCTGACTGGCTGGCCCTCCACGGACCCGACGGCCTGGCCGCGTTCGACCCCGACGCCCGCCACACCGGCCTCAACGTGCAGCCCGGCCCGGCCCAACCGCGGCCAGCGACGGCCGTCGCCACACCGCACGCCGCCCGGAACGTCGTCCACGTCTTCACCACCGCACGCACGCCCACCCTTCGCTGA
- a CDS encoding helix-turn-helix domain-containing protein, which yields MTIQAERIVLTVKEAAERLGIGRTMVYALVRCGDIESIAIGRLRRIPIDALDDFVGRLREVTRSHDTADLD from the coding sequence ATGACCATTCAGGCGGAGCGAATCGTCCTCACGGTCAAGGAAGCCGCCGAACGCCTCGGAATCGGCCGCACCATGGTGTACGCCTTGGTCCGTTGCGGCGACATTGAGTCGATCGCGATCGGGCGTCTGCGGAGGATCCCGATCGATGCTCTCGATGACTTCGTCGGCCGGCTCCGGGAGGTCACCCGAAGCCATGACACGGCTGACCTTGACTGA